One stretch of Rhodoferax lithotrophicus DNA includes these proteins:
- a CDS encoding translation initiation factor Sui1, with product MKSKLISSGLVYSTDSGRMCPDCRQPVAACQCRAAQSRPRGDGIVRVSRETKGRAGKGVTLVKGLDVDDAALVALGKQLKTACGSGGTVKEGVIEVQGDHVERVMALLQAQGHKVKRAGG from the coding sequence ATGAAATCCAAACTCATCAGCAGTGGCTTGGTGTACAGCACCGACAGTGGCCGCATGTGTCCCGATTGCCGCCAACCGGTGGCCGCCTGCCAATGCCGTGCGGCCCAATCGAGACCCCGCGGTGATGGCATTGTGCGCGTCTCGCGCGAAACCAAAGGCCGTGCCGGCAAAGGGGTCACCCTGGTCAAAGGGCTTGATGTGGACGATGCCGCGCTGGTGGCCCTGGGCAAGCAGCTCAAAACTGCCTGTGGCTCAGGTGGCACGGTGAAAGAAGGCGTGATTGAAGTGCAGGGCGACCATGTGGAGCGTGTCATGGCGCTGCTGCAAGCCCAGGGGCACAAGGTCAAACGCGCCGGAGGTTAA
- a CDS encoding HD-GYP domain-containing protein, protein MREVRNDWWINSTNFRSSVIAQKTESALRVSFDSNQLFRTVQVESIEMNPKDSNAPPPAYLTADQLRIGVFVMIELPWLKHEFAVNNFKIRSEAQLRDLRALGLKQYRYDPSRSEKFAELVGSAGDVPYAVPDDHVRMDSSGELAPQHGADLERQKRIVQNLRRRENVEQVEKAFVKAVTVMKNLNRNIYSRPKETLEDLGSLIGDMTDAFMNCPGATLHVMGEKSGNPDVYFHSLNVTILAMMLAKELEFTPADALELGIGAMIHDIGLADIPDRVVKKSPSESSRAEINLRATHVEIGVNLGKRIGLSEVALSVISQHHELVDGSGYPKGLKAENMTAAARLVSVVNYYDNLCNPPDITKAMTPHEALSHMFAQYRSKFDSRALQLLIRSLGVHPPGSIVQLSNQSLAVVTAVNPKKPLRPWVLVYDENTPKEEAITIDLAQEPTISILKAIRPSKLSPKVAAYLNHRKRVTYFFDGDHTSDSPGVKK, encoded by the coding sequence ATGAGAGAAGTGCGCAACGATTGGTGGATAAACTCAACAAATTTCAGGAGTAGCGTAATTGCCCAAAAGACTGAAAGCGCACTTCGTGTGTCATTTGACTCGAATCAGCTCTTTCGCACTGTACAAGTCGAATCAATCGAAATGAATCCGAAGGACTCCAATGCTCCACCACCAGCGTACTTGACTGCGGATCAACTGCGCATTGGTGTTTTTGTCATGATCGAATTACCGTGGCTCAAACATGAATTCGCGGTTAATAACTTCAAAATACGTTCTGAAGCCCAGTTGCGTGATTTGCGGGCCCTAGGGCTTAAACAGTATCGCTACGACCCAAGTCGGAGCGAAAAATTCGCGGAATTGGTCGGTTCGGCGGGCGATGTCCCTTATGCAGTGCCTGATGACCATGTCAGGATGGATTCTTCAGGGGAATTGGCGCCGCAACATGGGGCGGACTTAGAAAGACAAAAACGCATCGTCCAGAATCTGCGCCGTCGCGAAAATGTTGAGCAGGTCGAAAAGGCCTTCGTCAAAGCGGTGACGGTCATGAAAAATCTTAACCGCAACATCTATTCACGCCCGAAGGAAACACTGGAAGATCTGGGGTCATTGATTGGTGACATGACCGATGCATTCATGAATTGCCCTGGTGCGACTCTTCATGTGATGGGCGAAAAGTCTGGTAATCCAGATGTCTATTTTCATAGTCTCAATGTCACGATTCTTGCCATGATGTTGGCCAAAGAGCTTGAGTTCACACCTGCCGATGCACTTGAGTTAGGCATTGGTGCCATGATTCATGATATTGGTCTGGCGGATATTCCGGATCGTGTGGTCAAAAAGTCTCCCAGCGAGTCCAGCCGGGCTGAAATTAATTTGCGGGCCACTCACGTGGAGATTGGTGTCAATCTTGGGAAGCGCATTGGTTTGTCCGAAGTGGCCTTGTCAGTGATTTCCCAACACCATGAACTTGTTGATGGGAGTGGTTATCCGAAAGGCCTCAAAGCTGAGAACATGACCGCCGCAGCGCGTTTGGTGTCTGTTGTCAACTATTACGACAACCTGTGTAATCCGCCAGATATCACCAAAGCGATGACGCCGCATGAGGCGTTGTCACACATGTTTGCCCAATATCGCAGCAAATTTGATTCTCGTGCCTTGCAGCTTCTGATCCGCAGTCTAGGCGTTCATCCACCTGGCTCTATCGTGCAGTTATCCAACCAATCGCTGGCAGTTGTGACCGCTGTCAACCCCAAAAAACCATTGCGGCCATGGGTTCTGGTCTACGACGAAAACACTCCCAAAGAAGAGGCCATCACGATTGATCTAGCCCAAGAGCCGACGATCAGCATACTCAAGGCCATCAGGCCTTCCAAGTTATCTCCCAAAGTTGCCGCCTATTTAAACCATCGAAAACGGGTCACCTATTTCTTCGATGGCGACCATACCAGCGATAGTCCGGGGGTGAAAAAATGA
- a CDS encoding pyridoxine 5'-phosphate synthase, translating to MTFITTALSVNLNKVALVRNTRHLGIPSVTRAATLCLQAGAHGITVHPRPDERHIRASDVPELATLLKDWPDREFNIEGNPFHNLMDVVGQLVAAKLPVHQVTFVPDSEGQFTSDHGWSFPADAQRLKPLIDQAHAWGLRVSLFMDADTAPMAAAKALGADRVELYTEPYAAAWGTPEQTDQLARFAAAAQAALDAGLQVNAGHDLNLDNLTAFIAHVPKVSEVSIGHALIADALEMGYAATVQSYLRCLTLGDRLAQGGLSVG from the coding sequence ATGACTTTCATCACCACTGCACTTTCCGTCAACCTGAACAAAGTGGCCTTGGTGCGCAACACGCGCCACTTGGGCATACCCAGCGTCACCCGCGCCGCCACGCTGTGCCTGCAAGCCGGGGCGCACGGCATCACCGTGCACCCGCGCCCGGACGAGCGCCATATTCGCGCCAGCGACGTGCCCGAGCTGGCCACGCTGCTCAAAGACTGGCCAGATCGTGAATTCAACATTGAAGGCAACCCGTTTCACAACCTGATGGACGTGGTCGGCCAACTGGTGGCGGCCAAACTGCCGGTGCACCAGGTAACCTTTGTGCCCGATTCCGAAGGCCAATTCACCAGCGACCACGGCTGGAGTTTTCCAGCGGATGCGCAGCGATTAAAACCCCTGATCGACCAGGCCCACGCCTGGGGCCTGCGCGTGAGCCTGTTCATGGATGCCGACACTGCGCCCATGGCCGCCGCCAAAGCGCTGGGGGCCGACCGGGTGGAGTTGTACACCGAGCCCTACGCCGCTGCTTGGGGCACACCAGAGCAGACCGATCAACTGGCGCGTTTTGCCGCCGCCGCCCAGGCCGCGCTCGATGCAGGCTTGCAAGTCAACGCCGGTCATGACCTGAACCTGGACAACCTCACCGCGTTCATCGCCCATGTGCCCAAGGTGAGCGAAGTGTCGATTGGCCACGCGCTGATTGCCGACGCGCTGGAGATGGGTTACGCCGCCACGGTGCAAAGTTATCTGCGTTGCCTGACGCTGGGTGACCGGTTAGCGCAAGGCGGTTTGAGCGTCGGCTGA
- the recO gene encoding DNA repair protein RecO — translation MATKRISDEPAYVLHRYDWSESSLILEIFTRHHGRMALVAKGVKRPSSSFRPILLPLQPLHLAFGGDAEIKTLKAAEWQGGHVMPTGDALMSGLYLNELLLHLLAREDPHPLLFDVYASVVQIIASEHGEVLESALRAFELLLLREIGLLPLLDAQTMTLLALHPDERYTLVPEGGLRQASAADRTSLNGAQWMSLQQVLGERVPFVTVLRACAEVASALKPQLRTLLNYHCGVSTLRTRQMMVDLQSL, via the coding sequence ATGGCCACCAAACGCATTTCGGATGAACCCGCTTACGTGCTGCACCGCTACGACTGGAGCGAATCCAGCCTGATTCTGGAAATCTTCACCCGCCACCACGGCCGTATGGCGCTGGTGGCCAAAGGGGTCAAGCGGCCCAGTTCAAGCTTTCGCCCGATCTTGCTGCCGCTGCAGCCGCTGCACCTGGCCTTTGGCGGCGATGCCGAGATCAAAACCCTCAAAGCCGCCGAATGGCAGGGCGGCCACGTCATGCCCACCGGCGACGCGCTGATGTCAGGCCTGTACCTGAACGAGTTGCTGCTGCATTTGCTGGCCCGTGAAGACCCGCACCCACTGTTGTTTGACGTGTACGCCAGCGTCGTGCAGATCATTGCCAGCGAACATGGCGAGGTGCTGGAGTCTGCGTTGCGTGCGTTTGAGCTGCTGCTGCTGCGTGAAATTGGCCTGCTGCCGTTGCTCGACGCCCAAACCATGACCCTGCTGGCTCTGCACCCGGATGAGCGCTACACCCTGGTGCCCGAAGGTGGCCTGCGCCAGGCCAGTGCCGCTGACCGCACCAGCCTGAATGGCGCGCAGTGGATGTCCTTGCAACAGGTGCTGGGCGAGCGTGTGCCATTTGTCACCGTGCTGCGCGCTTGCGCTGAGGTGGCCAGCGCCCTGAAGCCGCAACTGCGCACCCTGCTCAATTACCATTGTGGGGTGTCGACTTTGCGAACACGGCAAATGATGGTCGATTTGCAAAGCCTGTAA
- the gyrA gene encoding DNA gyrase subunit A has translation MTQFAKETLPTSLAEEMRRSYLDYAMSVIVGRALPDARDGLKPVHRRVLFAMHELNNDWNKSYKKSARIVGDVIGKYHPHGDQSVYDTIVRMAQDFSMRHMLVDGQGNFGSVDGDNAAAMRYTEIRLAKIAHELLADLDKETVDFGPNYDGSEKEPLVLPTRLPNLLVNGSGGIAVGMATNIPPHNLNEVVDACLHLLKNPQASIDELMEIIPAPDFPTAGIIYGINGVKDGYRTGRGRVVMRAKCHFEDIDRGQRQAIIVDELPYQVNKKTLQERMAELVHEKKIEGISHIQDESDKSGMRLVIELKRGEVPEVVLNNLYKQTQLQDTFGMNMVALINGQPKLCNLKDLIEVFLNHRREVVTRRTVFELRKARERGHVLEGLAVALANIDEFIRIIRESPTPPVAKMELMTRPWDSKLVREMLTRTRADGGVVNADDYRPDGLEMQYGMGKDGLYRLSETQAQEILQMRLQRLTGLEQDKIVAEYKEVMAEIDDLLDILAKPERVSVIISDELTAIKTEFGLTKVGARRSLVEHSSFDLSTEDLITPTDMVVTLSHTGYIKSQPLSEYRSQKRGGRGKQATATKEDDWVDQLFIANTHDYLLCFSNRGRMYWLKVWEVPQGSRGSRGRPIVNMFPLQEGEKVTVVLALTGEKRTFPADQYVFMATSMGTVKKTALDEFSNPRKAGIIAVDLDEGDYLIGAALTDGQHDVMLFSDGGKAVRFDENDVRPMGRQARGVRGMMLEDGQSVIAMLVAEDETQSVLTATQHGYGKRTSIAEYTRHGRGTKGMIAIQQSERNGKVVAATLVHADDEIMLITDKGVLVRTRVSEIRELGRATQGVTLIGLDDGAQLSGLQRIVENDAIPVTGNNADTSSEADPASDPTPSDN, from the coding sequence ATGACCCAGTTTGCCAAAGAAACCCTACCTACCAGCCTTGCGGAAGAAATGCGCCGCAGTTACCTGGATTACGCCATGAGCGTGATTGTGGGGCGGGCACTGCCCGACGCACGTGATGGCTTGAAACCAGTGCATCGGCGTGTGCTGTTTGCCATGCACGAACTGAACAACGACTGGAACAAGTCTTACAAAAAGTCTGCCCGTATTGTGGGTGATGTGATTGGTAAATACCACCCACACGGCGACCAATCGGTATATGACACGATTGTTCGTATGGCTCAGGACTTTTCCATGCGCCACATGCTGGTAGACGGTCAAGGCAACTTTGGCTCGGTCGACGGTGACAACGCTGCCGCCATGCGTTACACCGAAATCCGCCTGGCCAAGATTGCCCATGAGCTTCTGGCAGACTTGGACAAGGAAACTGTAGATTTTGGTCCCAACTATGACGGCTCTGAAAAGGAGCCTCTGGTATTACCCACCCGCTTGCCCAATTTGCTGGTGAACGGCTCCGGCGGCATTGCGGTCGGTATGGCCACCAACATTCCCCCACACAATTTGAATGAAGTGGTGGATGCCTGCTTGCATTTGTTAAAGAACCCGCAAGCCTCGATTGACGAATTGATGGAGATCATTCCGGCCCCTGATTTCCCCACCGCTGGCATCATTTACGGCATCAATGGTGTGAAAGACGGTTACCGCACTGGTCGTGGTCGCGTAGTGATGCGCGCCAAATGCCATTTTGAAGACATTGATCGCGGTCAGCGTCAGGCCATCATCGTCGATGAACTACCCTATCAGGTCAACAAAAAGACGCTGCAAGAACGCATGGCCGAGTTGGTGCATGAGAAAAAGATTGAGGGCATCAGCCACATTCAGGACGAGTCCGACAAGTCGGGCATGCGCTTGGTGATTGAACTCAAGCGGGGTGAAGTGCCCGAGGTGGTGCTCAACAACCTGTACAAACAGACCCAGTTGCAAGACACCTTTGGCATGAACATGGTGGCCCTGATCAACGGCCAACCCAAATTGTGCAACCTGAAGGATCTGATTGAGGTCTTTTTGAATCACCGCCGTGAAGTGGTCACCCGCCGCACCGTGTTCGAGTTGCGCAAGGCCCGCGAACGCGGTCATGTGCTCGAAGGTCTGGCCGTGGCGCTGGCCAATATTGACGAGTTCATTCGCATCATCCGCGAGTCACCCACCCCCCCGGTAGCCAAGATGGAGCTGATGACCCGCCCTTGGGACAGCAAACTGGTGCGTGAAATGCTCACCCGCACCCGCGCTGACGGTGGAGTGGTCAATGCCGACGACTACCGCCCTGATGGCCTGGAAATGCAGTACGGCATGGGCAAAGATGGCCTGTACCGTTTGTCTGAAACCCAGGCTCAGGAAATTTTGCAAATGCGCCTGCAACGCCTGACCGGACTGGAGCAGGACAAGATTGTTGCGGAATACAAAGAAGTCATGGCCGAGATCGACGACCTGCTCGACATTCTGGCCAAACCAGAACGGGTGTCCGTCATCATCAGCGACGAACTCACGGCCATCAAAACCGAATTTGGCCTGACCAAAGTAGGGGCTCGCCGCAGCCTGGTAGAGCACTCGTCGTTTGATTTATCTACCGAAGACCTGATCACCCCGACCGACATGGTGGTGACACTGAGTCACACCGGTTACATCAAGAGCCAGCCTCTGAGCGAATACCGCTCACAAAAGCGCGGCGGCCGAGGCAAACAAGCCACTGCCACCAAAGAAGACGACTGGGTTGATCAGTTGTTCATCGCCAACACACACGATTACCTTCTGTGTTTCTCCAACCGCGGCCGTATGTACTGGCTCAAGGTCTGGGAAGTGCCGCAAGGTTCACGTGGCTCGCGCGGGCGTCCCATCGTCAACATGTTCCCGTTGCAGGAGGGAGAAAAAGTCACGGTGGTCTTGGCGCTCACAGGCGAAAAACGCACTTTCCCCGCCGATCAGTACGTGTTCATGGCCACCAGCATGGGCACGGTCAAGAAAACTGCACTGGATGAATTCAGCAACCCGCGCAAGGCCGGCATCATTGCGGTCGATCTGGACGAAGGCGACTACCTGATCGGTGCCGCACTTACCGATGGCCAACACGATGTGATGCTGTTCAGTGATGGTGGCAAGGCCGTGCGCTTTGACGAAAACGATGTGCGCCCGATGGGCCGCCAGGCCCGTGGCGTGCGCGGCATGATGCTCGAAGACGGCCAAAGTGTCATCGCCATGCTGGTGGCTGAAGACGAGACCCAAAGTGTCTTGACGGCCACCCAGCACGGTTATGGCAAACGCACCAGCATTGCCGAATACACCCGCCATGGTCGCGGTACCAAAGGCATGATCGCCATCCAGCAATCCGAGCGCAATGGCAAGGTGGTCGCCGCCACGTTGGTGCATGCCGATGACGAAATCATGCTGATCACCGACAAAGGTGTGCTGGTGCGCACCCGGGTTTCTGAAATCCGTGAACTGGGCCGCGCCACACAAGGTGTCACCTTGATTGGTCTGGATGATGGTGCACAACTCAGCGGCCTGCAACGTATTGTTGAAAACGATGCCATTCCTGTTACCGGAAATAACGCTGACACCTCAAGTGAAGCAGACCCTGCATCTGACCCAACACCATCGGATAATTAA
- a CDS encoding PAS domain-containing hybrid sensor histidine kinase/response regulator: MNTEALLLDASSEMLFLLDAPSLVIVSASKVAHDQLGYVPGGLIGVHIGDIECALSDLFFWDQMSVSGSELEAHGSFRRSDGSVFNIRKLAKKVGVQGEYYSLRARPERGSQGLERGFYDLERHMAATLEATQDGILLTDTDGSILNMNRRFSELWPLPETLLESRDGLGIVAYLDSLLFSEPGAVNQPTILNKVVELLTDPEGDTFERLHLQDGRVIECFSHPARTQGRTIGRVFCYRDVSERMRQEQLLKEAGLKAEQAMKSKSQFLANMSHEIRTPMNAILGMLKLVQDTDLSSRQLDYINKADGAAQSLLGLINDILDFSKIDAGKLELDSQPFEVDHLLRDLAVILSSSLGKKPVDVLFDLDPATPPFLIGDSLRLRQILINLSGNAIKFTEQGEVVLQIKVLGQSAKDTTLRFSVCDSGIGIAPEAQQHIFEDFSQAEASTTRRFGGTGLGLSICTRLVAMMGGELKVQSVLGQGSTFYFDLSLENAAFVNQKPLQAAGPLLEPLKVLIVDDNATARRLLGSMAQSLGWLVDTASHPQEALAMAEARLARAQNPYELILMDWEIPEADGWAVMTQVYQRFAPTKLPVMIRLCTHDQELLEQHRAADHTDLHGCLVKPMTASMMYDVVMNARVARGLASTPQKTVPKPEAGQLSGMRVLVVEDNMINRQVAQELLMGQGAIVELAENGLLGVAAVKQASQNTSTAFDAVLMDMQMPVMDGCAATRVIRDELGLPRLPIIAMTANAMASDRAACLKAGMNDHIGKPFDLQHLVKVLLTVTAVAATGHGADVLPSATASESASSCV; this comes from the coding sequence ATGAATACAGAAGCCTTGCTGCTGGATGCGTCCAGTGAAATGCTGTTTTTGTTGGATGCGCCTTCTTTGGTTATTGTGAGCGCCAGCAAGGTTGCCCATGATCAATTGGGGTATGTGCCAGGGGGCCTGATTGGCGTACACATTGGTGACATTGAATGTGCCTTGTCCGATCTTTTTTTCTGGGATCAGATGAGTGTGTCGGGGTCCGAACTGGAGGCTCATGGCAGTTTTCGTCGATCAGATGGGTCCGTTTTTAATATTCGGAAATTGGCAAAAAAAGTTGGTGTGCAGGGTGAATACTATTCACTTCGTGCCCGACCCGAGCGGGGTTCCCAGGGATTGGAACGGGGTTTTTACGATCTAGAGCGGCATATGGCCGCCACACTGGAAGCAACGCAGGATGGCATTCTTCTGACGGACACTGACGGTTCAATCTTGAACATGAACCGGCGGTTTTCAGAGCTGTGGCCGCTACCCGAAACACTTTTGGAAAGTCGCGATGGCCTTGGCATCGTGGCTTATCTTGACAGCCTGTTGTTCTCCGAACCTGGTGCGGTGAACCAGCCAACGATCCTGAACAAGGTTGTTGAATTGTTGACAGATCCAGAGGGTGATACTTTTGAGCGCCTGCATTTGCAGGATGGTCGGGTGATTGAATGCTTTTCCCATCCCGCACGTACACAGGGCAGAACCATTGGCCGGGTCTTTTGTTATCGGGATGTGAGCGAACGCATGCGCCAGGAACAATTGCTCAAAGAGGCTGGCCTCAAGGCAGAACAGGCGATGAAAAGCAAGAGCCAATTCCTTGCCAATATGAGTCATGAAATCCGTACGCCGATGAATGCCATCCTGGGGATGCTGAAACTTGTGCAGGATACCGATCTGAGTTCTCGACAGCTTGACTACATCAACAAGGCCGATGGTGCCGCCCAATCATTACTCGGGTTGATCAACGATATTCTGGATTTTTCCAAAATCGATGCAGGAAAGCTTGAACTGGATTCCCAACCATTTGAAGTGGATCACTTGTTGCGTGATCTTGCGGTCATCCTGTCTTCGAGTTTGGGTAAGAAACCGGTTGATGTGCTGTTTGATCTGGACCCGGCCACGCCTCCATTCCTCATTGGCGACTCGTTGCGTCTGCGCCAAATACTGATTAACCTCAGCGGGAATGCCATCAAGTTCACGGAACAAGGTGAAGTGGTCTTGCAAATCAAAGTGCTGGGACAGTCTGCCAAGGACACTACGCTGCGATTTTCGGTTTGTGACAGTGGCATCGGCATCGCCCCGGAGGCCCAACAGCACATCTTTGAAGACTTCTCCCAGGCAGAAGCTTCCACGACACGCCGCTTTGGCGGCACAGGGTTGGGACTGTCCATCTGTACGCGCCTTGTCGCCATGATGGGGGGGGAGCTCAAGGTGCAAAGTGTTCTGGGCCAGGGCAGCACGTTCTACTTTGACCTGTCACTGGAAAATGCGGCTTTTGTGAATCAAAAACCGCTGCAAGCGGCCGGGCCTCTGCTGGAGCCGTTGAAGGTGTTGATCGTGGATGACAACGCCACCGCACGCCGATTACTAGGCTCCATGGCTCAATCCTTGGGATGGCTGGTGGATACTGCCAGCCACCCGCAGGAGGCTTTGGCCATGGCTGAAGCCCGTTTAGCCAGAGCACAAAATCCGTATGAGCTTATTTTGATGGACTGGGAAATACCTGAAGCAGATGGATGGGCTGTCATGACACAGGTGTACCAAAGATTCGCGCCAACCAAGCTCCCTGTCATGATCAGGCTCTGCACGCATGACCAAGAGTTGCTTGAACAGCACCGTGCAGCAGATCACACCGATCTGCACGGATGTTTGGTCAAACCCATGACGGCGTCCATGATGTATGACGTTGTGATGAATGCACGCGTGGCGAGGGGGCTTGCCAGCACACCGCAAAAAACCGTGCCAAAACCGGAAGCAGGGCAGCTCAGCGGCATGCGGGTGCTGGTGGTTGAAGACAACATGATCAATCGGCAGGTAGCACAAGAGCTGTTGATGGGGCAGGGTGCCATCGTGGAGCTTGCAGAAAATGGCTTGTTGGGTGTGGCCGCTGTCAAACAAGCCAGTCAAAACACGTCCACAGCCTTTGATGCTGTTTTGATGGACATGCAAATGCCCGTGATGGACGGATGTGCCGCGACCCGGGTGATTCGTGACGAGCTGGGTTTGCCCAGGTTGCCCATTATTGCCATGACGGCCAATGCCATGGCCAGTGACCGCGCTGCCTGCCTGAAGGCCGGTATGAACGACCACATTGGCAAACCATTCGATCTGCAGCATTTGGTGAAGGTGTTGTTGACAGTCACCGCTGTTGCGGCTACAGGCCATGGCGCCGATGTGCTTCCGTCGGCCACAGCAAGCGAATCTGCATCCAGTTGTGTTTGA
- the ompA gene encoding outer membrane protein OmpA — MKKLNKVAMLIATAALATAAGAQSVDNWRAADGTAWKNGSNELCWRDANWTPATALEGCDGAIVAPKAVVAPAAAAPAAAAPAPAAVAAPAPAPAPVAAAKVTYAADAFFDFDKAVLKPEGKAKLDDLVGKVKDINLEVIIAVGHTDSVGTDAYNQKLSVKRSEAVKAYLVSKGIEKNRVYTEGKGESQPVADNKTKEGRSKNRRVEIEVVGTRAK; from the coding sequence ATGAAGAAATTGAATAAAGTGGCTATGTTGATCGCCACTGCAGCTCTCGCTACTGCTGCTGGTGCACAGTCTGTTGACAACTGGCGTGCTGCTGATGGCACCGCTTGGAAGAACGGTAGCAACGAACTTTGCTGGCGCGATGCCAACTGGACACCTGCAACAGCCTTGGAAGGCTGTGATGGTGCCATTGTTGCGCCGAAGGCTGTTGTGGCCCCAGCGGCAGCCGCTCCTGCAGCTGCTGCGCCAGCACCAGCTGCCGTGGCTGCACCAGCACCGGCACCGGCACCAGTGGCTGCTGCCAAGGTGACTTATGCTGCAGATGCCTTCTTTGACTTTGACAAAGCTGTACTGAAGCCTGAAGGCAAAGCCAAGCTTGATGACTTGGTTGGCAAAGTTAAGGATATCAACCTCGAAGTGATCATCGCTGTGGGACACACTGATTCTGTGGGTACAGATGCCTACAACCAAAAGTTGTCTGTGAAACGTTCTGAAGCTGTGAAGGCTTATTTGGTGTCCAAGGGCATTGAAAAGAACCGTGTTTACACCGAAGGCAAGGGTGAGTCTCAACCTGTTGCTGACAACAAGACCAAAGAAGGCCGTTCCAAGAATCGCCGTGTTGAGATCGAAGTGGTTGGCACACGCGCCAAATAA
- the nagZ gene encoding beta-N-acetylhexosaminidase has translation MTFHAPLIIDIAGTSLSKIDKNRLKHPLVGGLILFARNFSDRAQLTALCHDIKRQRKDLLICVDHEGGRVQRFKTDGFTHLPAMRALGEMWLMDGKTGQGSGAMRATRAATACGYVLGAELRACGVDLSFTPVLDLDFGESSVIGDRAFARDPRVVSLLAKSLMHGLHLSGMANCGKHFPGHGFVAADSHTDIPVDKRSLKAILADDAQPYNWLGMALASVMPAHVIYPKVDKRPAGFSGKWLGDILRGQLQFTGAVFSDDLSMAGARMLDGQAVSTTQAAIAALNAGCDMVLLCNQSLGDGLEVDTLINGLTEAQLKGEWQAQDDSEIRRRALLPRSPATTWDALMVQPAYMQALDQLP, from the coding sequence ATGACTTTTCACGCTCCCTTGATCATTGACATTGCCGGCACCAGCTTGAGCAAAATCGACAAAAACCGTCTCAAGCACCCACTGGTTGGTGGCTTGATCCTGTTTGCCCGCAACTTTTCTGACCGCGCCCAGCTGACCGCCCTGTGCCACGACATCAAAAGGCAGCGCAAAGACCTGCTGATCTGTGTTGACCATGAAGGTGGCCGGGTGCAGCGCTTTAAAACCGATGGCTTCACCCACCTGCCCGCCATGCGGGCGCTGGGCGAGATGTGGCTGATGGATGGCAAAACCGGGCAGGGCAGTGGGGCCATGCGGGCCACCCGCGCCGCCACCGCGTGTGGTTATGTGCTCGGGGCCGAGTTACGGGCTTGCGGGGTTGATTTGAGTTTCACCCCGGTGCTGGATCTGGATTTTGGCGAAAGCAGCGTGATTGGTGACCGCGCTTTTGCGCGTGATCCGCGCGTGGTCAGCCTGCTGGCCAAAAGCCTGATGCACGGCCTGCACTTGAGCGGCATGGCCAATTGCGGCAAACATTTTCCGGGGCACGGCTTTGTGGCGGCCGACTCCCACACCGACATTCCTGTGGACAAACGCAGCCTCAAAGCCATTCTGGCCGACGATGCCCAACCCTATAACTGGCTGGGCATGGCCCTGGCCAGCGTGATGCCCGCGCATGTGATCTACCCCAAAGTGGATAAGCGCCCGGCGGGTTTTTCCGGCAAATGGCTGGGTGATATTCTGCGCGGTCAGCTGCAATTTACCGGCGCGGTGTTCAGCGACGACCTGTCCATGGCCGGGGCCCGGATGCTGGACGGCCAAGCCGTCAGCACCACTCAGGCCGCCATTGCCGCCTTGAATGCCGGGTGCGACATGGTGCTGCTGTGTAACCAGTCGCTAGGGGATGGGCTGGAGGTTGACACGCTCATCAACGGCCTGACCGAAGCCCAGCTCAAGGGTGAATGGCAGGCGCAGGATGACAGTGAAATTCGCCGTCGCGCCCTGTTGCCCCGAAGCCCGGCTACCACCTGGGATGCACTGATGGTGCAGCCCGCTTACATGCAGGCGCTGGATCAACTGCCCTGA
- the acpS gene encoding holo-ACP synthase → MIYGIGTDICDIRRIQASLARHGERFAEKILSEVELTTWQMRSQRWPERGVRYLATRFSAKEAFSKAIGLGMRMPMTWRSCEIGKLPSGQPTIVLHGELKIWFDAKGLSAHVTVTDETDYAASFCVVEYSDKNRL, encoded by the coding sequence ATGATCTACGGCATAGGCACCGACATTTGCGACATCCGCCGCATCCAGGCCAGTCTGGCACGCCATGGGGAGCGGTTTGCCGAAAAAATCCTTAGCGAGGTCGAGCTGACCACCTGGCAGATGCGCAGCCAGCGCTGGCCCGAGCGCGGCGTGCGTTACCTGGCCACCCGTTTCAGCGCCAAAGAAGCGTTCAGCAAGGCCATCGGGCTGGGCATGCGTATGCCCATGACCTGGCGCAGCTGTGAAATTGGCAAACTGCCCAGCGGCCAGCCGACCATCGTGTTGCACGGTGAATTAAAAATCTGGTTCGATGCCAAAGGTTTGAGCGCCCATGTGACCGTGACCGACGAAACCGACTATGCCGCCAGCTTTTGTGTGGTTGAGTATTCAGATAAAAACAGGCTGTAA